Proteins encoded in a region of the Leopardus geoffroyi isolate Oge1 chromosome E2, O.geoffroyi_Oge1_pat1.0, whole genome shotgun sequence genome:
- the LOC123578577 gene encoding 60S ribosomal protein L17-like, with the protein MHIRKATKYLKDVTLQKQWVPFRRYNGGVGRWAQAKQWGWTQGRWPQKSAEFLLHMLKNAESNAERKGLDVDSLVIEHIQVNKAPKMRRSTYRAHGRINPYMSFPCHIEMILTEKEQIVPKPEEEVAQKKKISQKKVKKQKLMARE; encoded by the coding sequence ATGCATATCCGAAAGGCCACCAAGTATCTGAAAGATGTCACTTTGCAGAAGCAATGGGTGCCATTCCGACGCTACAATGGTGGAGTTGGTAGGTGGGCCCAGGCCAAACAGTGGGGCTGGACACAGGGTCGGTGGCCCCAAAAGAGTGCCGAATTTTTACTGCACATGCTTAAAAATGCAGAGAGCAATGCTGAACGTAAGGGTTTAGATGTAGATTCTCTGGTCATTGAGCACATCCAGGTGAACAAAGCCCCCAAAATGCGGCGTAGCACTTACAGGGCTCATGGTCGGATTAACCCATACATGAGCTTTCCCTGCCACATTGAGATGATCCTTACTGAAAAAGAGCAGATTGTTCCTAAACCAGAAGAGGAGgttgcacagaagaaaaagatatcccagaagaaagtgaagaaacaaaaacttatggCCCGGGAGTGA
- the HSPBP1 gene encoding hsp70-binding protein 1 isoform X2 encodes MADQGSGGSRLPLALPPASQGCSSGGGGSSAGNSSHPPPPRNLQGLLQMAITAGSQEPEPPPEPMSEERRQWLQEAMSAAFRGQREEVEQMKNCLRVLSQPTPSLAGEAELAADQQEREGALELLADLCENMDNAADFCQLSGMHLLVGRYLEAGPAGLRWRAAQLIGTCSQNVAAIQEQVLGLGALRKLLRLLDRDSSDLVRVKALFAISCLVREQEAGLLQFLRLDGFSVLMRAMQQQVQKLKVKSAFLLQNLLVGHPEHKGTLCSMGMVQQLVALIRTEHSPFHEHVLGALCSLVTDFPQGVRECREPELGLEELLRHRVQLLQQHEEYQEELEFCEKLLQTCFSSPTDDSMDR; translated from the exons ATGGCGGACCAAGGCTCTGGGGGCAGCCGCCTCCCCCTGGCGCTGCCCCCGGCCTCCCAGGGTTGCTCCTCAGGGGGCGGCGGCTCCTCGGCCGGGAACTCGAGCCATCCTCCGCCCCCGCGAAACCTCCAAGGCCTGCTGCAGATGGCTATCACGGCGGGCTCTCAGGAACCAGAGCCCCCTCCAGAGCCCATGAGTGAAGAG AGGCGTCAGTGGCTGCAGGAGGCCATGTCCGCCGCCTTCCGGGGCCAGCGGGAGGAGGTGGAGCAGATGAAGAACTGCCTCCGAGTGCTGTCCCAGCCTACACCCTCCTTGGCTGGGGAGGCCGAACTGGCCGCTGACCAGCAGGAGCGTGAGGGGGCCCTGGAGCTGCTGGCCGACCTGTGTGAGAACATGGACAATGCTGCAG ACTTCTGCCAGCTGTCAGGCATGCACCTGCTGGTAGGCCGGTACCTGGAGGCGGGGCCCGCGGGGCTGCGGTGGCGGGCGGCACAGCTCATCGGCACCTGCAGCCAGAATGTGGCGGCCATCCAGGAACAGGTGCTGGGCCTGGGCGCCCTGCGCAAGTTGCTGCGGCTTCTCGACCGGGACTCCTCCGACTTGGTGCGCGTGAAGGCCCTGTTCGCCATCTCCT GCCTGGTCCGGGAGCAGGAGGCTGGGCTGCTGCAGTTCCTGCGCCTGGACGGCTTCTCCGTGTTGATGCGGGCCATGCAGCAGCAGGTGCAGAAGCTCAAGGTCAAGTCGGCGTTCCTGCTGCAGAACCTGCTGGTGGGCCACCCCGAACACAAAG GGACCCTGTGCTCCATGGGGATGGTCCAGCAGCTGGTGGCCCTGATCCGGACAGAACACAGCCCCTTCCATGAGCATGTGCTTGGAGCCCTGTGCAG CCTGGTGACAGACTTCCCCCAGGGCGTGCGGGAGTGCCGGGAGCCCGAGCTGGGCCTGGAGGAGCTGCTCCGTCACCGCGTCCAGCTGCTACAGCAGCACGAGGAGTACCAG gaGGAGCTGGAGTTCTGTGAAAAGCTGCTACAGACCTGTTTCTCCAGCCCGACGGATGACAGCATGGATCGGTGA
- the HSPBP1 gene encoding hsp70-binding protein 1 isoform X1: MGGRPAPLKRRLLSRPPGVDPTGRQSYLSGDHPLSQTHSSLHKQPMADQGSGGSRLPLALPPASQGCSSGGGGSSAGNSSHPPPPRNLQGLLQMAITAGSQEPEPPPEPMSEERRQWLQEAMSAAFRGQREEVEQMKNCLRVLSQPTPSLAGEAELAADQQEREGALELLADLCENMDNAADFCQLSGMHLLVGRYLEAGPAGLRWRAAQLIGTCSQNVAAIQEQVLGLGALRKLLRLLDRDSSDLVRVKALFAISCLVREQEAGLLQFLRLDGFSVLMRAMQQQVQKLKVKSAFLLQNLLVGHPEHKGTLCSMGMVQQLVALIRTEHSPFHEHVLGALCSLVTDFPQGVRECREPELGLEELLRHRVQLLQQHEEYQEELEFCEKLLQTCFSSPTDDSMDR, translated from the exons ATGGGCGGGCGCCCAGCTCCCCTAAAACGCCGCCTTCTCAGCAGACCCCCAGGAGTCGACCCGACGGGACGCCAGAGCTACCTCAGCGGTGACCACCCGCTCTCCCAGACACATTCTTCCCTTCACAAACAGCCCATGGCGGACCAAGGCTCTGGGGGCAGCCGCCTCCCCCTGGCGCTGCCCCCGGCCTCCCAGGGTTGCTCCTCAGGGGGCGGCGGCTCCTCGGCCGGGAACTCGAGCCATCCTCCGCCCCCGCGAAACCTCCAAGGCCTGCTGCAGATGGCTATCACGGCGGGCTCTCAGGAACCAGAGCCCCCTCCAGAGCCCATGAGTGAAGAG AGGCGTCAGTGGCTGCAGGAGGCCATGTCCGCCGCCTTCCGGGGCCAGCGGGAGGAGGTGGAGCAGATGAAGAACTGCCTCCGAGTGCTGTCCCAGCCTACACCCTCCTTGGCTGGGGAGGCCGAACTGGCCGCTGACCAGCAGGAGCGTGAGGGGGCCCTGGAGCTGCTGGCCGACCTGTGTGAGAACATGGACAATGCTGCAG ACTTCTGCCAGCTGTCAGGCATGCACCTGCTGGTAGGCCGGTACCTGGAGGCGGGGCCCGCGGGGCTGCGGTGGCGGGCGGCACAGCTCATCGGCACCTGCAGCCAGAATGTGGCGGCCATCCAGGAACAGGTGCTGGGCCTGGGCGCCCTGCGCAAGTTGCTGCGGCTTCTCGACCGGGACTCCTCCGACTTGGTGCGCGTGAAGGCCCTGTTCGCCATCTCCT GCCTGGTCCGGGAGCAGGAGGCTGGGCTGCTGCAGTTCCTGCGCCTGGACGGCTTCTCCGTGTTGATGCGGGCCATGCAGCAGCAGGTGCAGAAGCTCAAGGTCAAGTCGGCGTTCCTGCTGCAGAACCTGCTGGTGGGCCACCCCGAACACAAAG GGACCCTGTGCTCCATGGGGATGGTCCAGCAGCTGGTGGCCCTGATCCGGACAGAACACAGCCCCTTCCATGAGCATGTGCTTGGAGCCCTGTGCAG CCTGGTGACAGACTTCCCCCAGGGCGTGCGGGAGTGCCGGGAGCCCGAGCTGGGCCTGGAGGAGCTGCTCCGTCACCGCGTCCAGCTGCTACAGCAGCACGAGGAGTACCAG gaGGAGCTGGAGTTCTGTGAAAAGCTGCTACAGACCTGTTTCTCCAGCCCGACGGATGACAGCATGGATCGGTGA